A genomic window from Candidatus Omnitrophota bacterium includes:
- the trxA gene encoding thioredoxin, whose amino-acid sequence MGASHLTEKNFEQEVVNSEIPVLVDFWAEWCGPCKMMSPILDELADELAGKAKVAKVNVDEAQSLAVKYGIMSIPAFILFKNGEAVDQVVGAVAKDQLLEQINKNL is encoded by the coding sequence ATGGGAGCATCTCATTTAACAGAGAAAAATTTTGAGCAGGAAGTCGTCAATTCAGAGATTCCAGTTTTGGTTGATTTTTGGGCGGAATGGTGCGGTCCTTGCAAGATGATGAGTCCAATTCTTGATGAGTTGGCTGATGAATTGGCTGGAAAGGCTAAGGTCGCGAAGGTTAATGTGGATGAAGCTCAAAGCTTAGCTGTAAAATACGGGATCATGTCTATCCCAGCATTTATTTTGTTTAAAAATGGTGAAGCTGTTGATCAGGTTGTCGGAGCTGTGGCAAAGGATCAGTTATTAGAGCAAATTAATAAGAATTTATAA